The sequence CAGAATAGTGAGACAATTTGGGACAATCTTGGGACAATTAAAATTAACACAACTTACTAATTACTAGTCACTAACAACTAATTACTAGTTTATTGTCTCAATTCCCAAAAAGTCACAACCTAAAACCTAACGAAGTGGTTCGTGAATACCATAGGTAAACAATAAAAACTAATGAACAAACAATCATAGGTATACTATGGAAGACATTATTTTCAACTTTAGAAAAGAATTACAAAACTTAGGCTATAGCAAAAATGCAGTAAATGAATATCCGAAATTTGTAAAAAAACTACTCCATTACAGCAAAGAAAATCCACAAAAAATAAAACCAAAACACATAGCAAACTATCATCGCTATTTACAAGAAAAACCAAAAACAAGAGGCATTGGAAAACTCAGTGAAGCCTACATAAAAAGTCAACTACTCGCTATAAAACTCTTTTTTGAATACTTAGAAAGAACACAACAAATCAATAAAAATCCGTTCCTATTAAAAGTAAAAACACCACAAAATAAAACAAGAGCAACGCTCACTGTAGAAGAGATAAAAATCCTTTACGCTTCTTGTCAAAACCAACTAGAAACCACCATTATACACTTGTGTTATGGTTGTGGACTCAGAAGAACCGAAGTACAAAATTTGAATATAAAAGACATTCATTTTTCTAAAAAATTACTCTTTATAAGAAAAGGAAAAGGCAAGAAAAGAAGAGTTATTCCATTAACAAAAAGCATCACCAAAGACTTAAAAAAATACTATGTAGAAAGTTTTCAATACAGAAAAAAAGACCAAGATAGTTTTTTAATTACTCCAGATGGAAACCGATTATTAGGCAATAGTATTTACAATCAATTTAAGAAAATAAGCAAAAGAAATCTGCTTTTAAAACAACAAAAAATCTGTTTACACTCGCTTCGACATTCCATTGCAACCCATTTATTAGAAAACGATATGAGCGTAGAAATGGTGCGGGATTTTTTAGGACATGACCAACTAAAGACAACTCAAATTTATACTAAAATAAACCACCTAAAACTAAAACAATGACACATGAATTTACACGATTATTTACACCAAAACTTACAACCATCGACAGTCAAAAACTACAATTATGAAATACAAAAATTTAGAAGCATCAATAAAAATACAGAAAAATACAACTATCAAAAAATAATGGAATATGTAGCTCATTTACGAAAAAACTACAATCCGAAAAGTACAAACAGAGCTGTAGCAGCACTCAAAAAATACTATCAGTTTTTAATTGAAACAGGCAAACGAAAAGACAATCCAACCCTAAGCATAAAACTAAGAGACAGCAAAGAAGACCCAATACAATTACAAGATTTATTCACAGAAAAAGAGCTCGAACTACTACTCCAACCTAGAAAAGAACGTTATCCTATTTTAGAAAAAAGAAACAAAATTATACTGAGTTTACTAGTCAATCAAGCTTTAAAACCTGGAGAAATACAACAACTCAAAACAAACGATATTGATCTAGAAAAAGCACAAATACACATTGCAAAAACAGGATTAACCAATAGTAGAATTTTACCACTCAAAGCCGAGCAAATCTTTTTACTACATCAATACCTCACTAAAGACAGAAATGAGCTAAAAACACTTAGAAACGATAAAAACGCTTTACTATTAGGTAAATTAGGCACACCCATAACAACAGATGACATTCATTATTTAGTGACAACGTATCAAAATCAGTTCAATAAAAAGTTAACAAGCATCACCATTAGACAAAGTGTAATCACCAATTTATTAGCCAAAAACAACAACTTAAGAATAGTACAAGAATTTGCAGGACACAAACATTTAGACACTACAGAAAAATACAAACAATCCGGAATAAAAGCCCTGCAAAATGCAATACAAATTCATCATCCAATGAAATAAATAAAAAACTACTACTCCGTATCAAAGCCGTATTAAAGCCGTATCAAAGTCATATCAAAGCCATAGATAAAGTATAACCCTCATTTAACTTTTAGTCTTTAATCACAAAAAGCAATAAAACAAAAGGCAATCAAGCGGTCTCCCTTCGGTCGTTCACTTTGCTTCGCTCGGCTGTTCCAGTCGTTCGTGCCTCTCTCCATTCCACAGACCACTTGCCACCATCAAAAAAGCCTCTTGACTTCAAGAAGCTTTTTTGTTGTTGGCTGCGCTCCTCGTCTTCGCACGTTCACTACCCTACGCTCGTCGGGGCTACTACATCAAAAAAGACCACAAAACTCCGACAAGCTACGTTTTGCCGTCTTTCTCGCTGTCGCCCCTTGTGTTTTGGGCGGTTGCTCTCTGCTACAGCCATCCACTCGGCAAGGTGTGGCAGAGCCACTAGTTTGATTATTGTTTTCCTCGTGTCCGTTACACGCTCACAGCCCTTCACAAAACTGCACTCCGTTACGTTTTGTTCACGGTCTGTGGTGGCTTTTGCATTGCCGCAACACCGACCCGACGCTCCTCAAAAAAACTCCACTTCGTTACGTCTTTTTTGCGGTGCTTGGGGGTGTTAGCACAAAAACCGATTAAGTAAAGCTCTCTTTTTTTATACGATTGCTACCACCTTTTTCTTTCAATTGAAAATAAAATTGGCAATCGTATAAAAAAAGAGAGCGAACCGTTTTAACATAGCAGCCAACTAACGGGAAACGCAGTAAAATCAGTATTTACCTGAAATTGTAACCTGGAGAAATAAAAGTAATAAATTAAAAAAGTGAGACCGTAAAGCCTCACTTTTAATCTCCTTGCAAGAGTAAGTAATATTAATTTATAAAATTCTTAAATGAGAAGAATCAAAACAAATCTAAACATATTTATTGAAATCACAAACACGAATACAAAGCGAATAACTCAAAAATAAAGCAACATCTTTTTTTTTCAATTGAAAATAAAAAGATTATTTTTAAGCAATGGGATGTCTAAAATTACATACTTACACGCATTTACATATTGCTCACACGAGCAATACGGAACACTCGCGCGAGAAAAAAAGCGATGCAGGACGATACCAGTATAAATACAATGGAGTTGAGCTTCAAACCGAATTAGGGCTTAATATGTATGCAATGGAAATGCGACAATACGACCCAGCTATTGCTCGTTGGGTAGTGCAAGATCCTATAACACATCATTCTATGTCGCCTTATACTGCTTTTGATAATAATCCTACATATTGGAAAGACCCTAGTGGAGCTGATGGAGAGCATTATAATTGGAATACAGGACAATATAATGATGGTGACGGAAATGTGATATCATTTGGTGATGCTATGGCTGCATATGGTATGAATTCTGATGGGAGTAGATGTGAAAAATGTGAAGAAACTATTGCTAATGCAAAGAAAATGATAAAAAATGCAAGAAGTGTTGGGATGAACTTTGCTGCAGATAATATGGCTTTTTTTTTAAGTGGTAAAGGTGGTGAAAAATTAATTTCTTCAGAGTTTCTAATGTCAAATCAAAGTGTAAGAACGGGTATTTTGCAAAACATTTTGAAACTTTTTGATAAAAAATTTAATAAAATGATTAATGATTTGAAATTAGGTAAAACAATAAATTTAAGTGGAGAATGGACTAGTTCATATTATGCTGGTAATAATGAGCTTGACCTTTTGTATGGTAGCGGTGGGTATACAATTTCAACAAAAGTCAACTTAAAAATAACACGTGGTGAAACTTCTTTTTTTAATGGTTATACAATTTCAGGTAGCATTGATGTTAGTTATTTTGATGAATATAATTGGGATCCAGGAAAAGGAGATTATGTACCTGGTATTGGATATACTGATGACAATGATTTTGATGAATTAACTTATTTTAATAAAGCTGCAAATTTTGATATGAAATCAAATTGGAATATAAATATTTCTAATTGGAGCTGGTTAGCTTCTGGGATACAAGGTGGAATTTTTAATATTGTAGGTGGAGAGATTTCTCATTAATTACAGATTAATAAAAATTAAAACAATTTAATAAATGAAAAAAATGTTTTTTTTCTCCTTCATACTTCTATATATTTCTTGTGATTATAATAACAAGTGTTCAGAAAAAATAGATTTTAATAATATCCATATAGAGTTAAAAAAAAATAATGCTTTATTAAGGGAATATAAAAGATTTTTAATAATATCATGTAAAGATAATGTATTAGATAAGGTGGAGTTACAAAGTGATATTGGGAATGGTGTAAAAACTTATTTATATGATACTGAATTAAATTATATTGTAATTGATTGTAATAGTAATTGGTATACTATTAACAAGAAAAATGGCAAAATTAATTATCTAGGTGAATTTTGGATGAAACCAACACCAAAAAAATATTTAGGAACTTATGTCTTATTTAGCAATAAAAAAAATGTTGAATTTATTATAGAAAAGAATATTAATTTGAAAGATGTATATAAATATGGAGGTGGATGACCAGCTCGGCTAGGTGTTCTAATGAAAACGAATAGCTCTACGATGGTCTCCTGACCTCGTAGCAAATAATAAAAAAGCAAAAGCCACTCTTATAAAAGGAGTGGTTTTGTTGTTTTAAAGAGTGGCTACTTTTTTATTTTGAAAAACAAATCAATACTGTATCAAAAATTATTATAAAATCAACGTTTTTTCTATATTTACAATGCAATAGGAACAAAACTAGAAAAAAGAGTGACATCAACACCAGGAGCTACATGGACCAATCCTTTTCCTACACCTGTAACCAATAAGACTACTTATTTGGCTGGCTTCCAGTATAAAGACAACCGATTAGAGTTTTTTCCACACGCAGAAGGCTATGTAAAATACCAATATAGCGAAAACAGCTATAGTTATGTCTTTAACTATACAGACCACTTAGGAAACGTTAGAGTAAGCTATTCGGACATTGACAAAAATGGTCTTTTAGGTAATGAAAGAAATATTGGAAATTGCAGGATAGAAACCGACAGAAAAGGCAATCCATCTACTGTTTGCGATATTTATATTACAAGTGCGATTCTAGAAGAAAGTCATTACTACCCATTTGGACTGAAACATGCTGGGTACAATTCTAATAATGCACAACCTAATTATAACTATAAATACAACGGTAAAGAATTGCAAACAGAGCTGGGGCTGAACATGTACGACTACGGAGCTAGGAATTATGATGCTACTATTGGTAGATGGATGAACATTGACCCACTGGCGGAAATGTATGACAAAAACTCACCTTACGTTTATGCATCCAACAATCCTGTTTATTTTATTGATCCTGACGGAATGAAAATAGGTACAGCCTTAATTTTAAAACAAAATAAAAATGGAGAATATTTATATCCAGAATTAGCAGAAGCTTTCTTAAATTTCGCTAACTCAGAAGCTGGAATAGCTATTTTATCTAAATTTGCTGAAGCTGGACAAAAAATAAGAGATCACACTTATACTGAGAATGGAGAATACCATAATCTTGGGATTGACTTAGTTTATTCGGTTTCACAAAACAGTGCGGCTTGCCTTGACTGTATTTCAAAAGGAAATACTGGACCAAATGGTTCAACCGCTCCTAAACCTTATATTACAAGAACTAAAAAGAAACAGGAAAGACTAAAACTAACTTTTTATGCAAATAAAGATTTGAATACAAACAACATACATGCTAAAAATTATAAAGAAGACAGAAATAATAAAGAAAAAAATCAGATTTATACTAAGCAGAACTGGAACAATTTTTCACGAAACATACATACATGTTTTGTTATTTGCAGAAGATTACAAAGATGACAAATGTCTAAATGACTCAAATATATCTAATGCAACAAAGAAAAAAAGAGGGAGTGAAGGTGGTGATATTTCTCAAGGCTATCACCATGAAACAGCTAAATCAAGCACATCATTATTTCAGACGGTAGCAATGCCTGCCTTGATAAGCATATACAAGAAATATAGTATTAAAGTAACAAGGCAGCAATTACAAAAAGAACATGAAGGTCAACATTAATAGAGTCAGCATATTTTTTATATTTATATTTATATTTTGGAATTGCACTTACAAGAAGATGTTATCGTATGATGATAAAGTAAATATAATAGCTACTGTTTTTTCAGATTCACTATCCAATCCAAATCTTTTTTATAAACAATGTGTTTTTTTAAAAGAACAAATAACTAACCCAGTAGGATTTGATTATGTAGACCCAGATTCAGGATATTTGACTACTTTTGAATCATATACAGAATATGTCTCTGAAATTTTCAAAGAAAAAGACACTACTTTTATATCAAATCAAATAGTAAAGAACTTAAAATTCAAGATAATTAAATTAGAAAAATATGGTTTTAAATTTCAGGAACATGAAGCTCCACAATTAGATAATTTATGCTATGTTTCTATATCAAAGCCATTATTTAATAGAGAAGAAAATAAATTTTATATTATTGTAAAGTCAAATTATACCACTAATGAATTTTTATTTAAAAAAGATAATGAGACATGGAAATTAGACAAAAAAATAGGAATGAGTGTAGATTAATAAATCCACACCACCAGCATTACAATACCAGTATAAATATAACGAAAAAGAACTACAAACTGAGCTGGGATTAAATATGTATGATTTAGGAGCTAGACTTTATGACCCTGAAATTGGTAGATTTATGGTAATAGATCCGATGGCAGATTTTGTAAATTATCAATCTTCATTCACTTGAAGTGACAACAATCCTGTTTTATATAGAGATGAATATAGTCTTGGAGTGCTAAATGTTATAGGGAATTTATTTAGAAGAGCTAAAAATGGTGTCAAAAAAATATTTTCCAGCAACAATTGTGATTGTGGCGGTAGAGAAGAATCTATTTCAGATTCATGGAGAAGAGAAGATTTTCCAGGGTTAAGAAACTTATTTAAAGGAAAAGGTAAATCTTTAAAAAAATCAAGAAATACAGTTATCCAAATTCCATTTAATGGGGAAGCACAAGAAACTATGACAACGAATCCAATGACCTTTAGTCTCTCAAGTTATTTTGATTCCAAAGTACTTGCCCCTGGTCTTCGTCAAAAAGCTACAGGAGACGATGATGACGATGATGATAAAAAAAAGACCTTTATATTTCAAGGAAAAACTTATGAAGCAGGTACTAAACTAAACTTTAACATCGGTTTTCAAGCCTCAAAATTTCTTATAGAAGGCTCTAAGTCCAACGATAAAACAATACAAGATTTGGTTAAAACGCTAAAAGAATATCCAGAAATAAAAATTATAATTGAAGGTAATTACAAAGCAACAGGTGCAGAAAGCGACAATGATTATATCAAGACACTTCAAGACCCTAAAAAACCTATGACAGTTAAATCGTTCAAAGAAGACAGAGCTCAATTCTTTCTAAATGTTCTGAAAGGAAATGGCATAAGTAAGAGCAGGCTAGGCATTAAAAAAGGACACTCTAACTCATTGTCTGTAACCGTTGAATTTAATAACTAAAAAATGATTGCTAAAATTTATTTATATATTTTCCTATTATTAAGTTTTTTAGGGCATACTCAAAATAAAATAATTAATGACAGTATCCTTTGGAATAAAGATTACAAAATAAAATGGACTGATTTTAAAGGAGCTGTACCTTTTGGGGATCAAGGCATTAAAAAAGCTGTATCAAATATAAGTTTAAATGTGTCGGTTATAGAGTTCATAAATGAAATACCATTATTGAAAGTTGAAGTTTATTTTCACATGGAAGGTTCTTGGACAATAGTGAATACTAACGACGTCTTAAAACACGAACAAGGACATTTTGATTTAGCTGAAATATATGCAAAAAAACTTAGAAAGATTTACAAAGAAATGAAAGAAAGAAAAATTTCTAGCACTAATGAATATTTTGTTGCTTTTGAAAAAATAAACAATGAGTTAAATACTGTTCAAAATAAATACGATAAAGAAGTTTATTTTTCGTCAGAAAATCAAATCAAATGGTATGAAAAAATAAAAAAAGAATTAGAAACCCGATAGCTCCCAGGCTGCGCATTCTATGATAAAAAGCAACTAAAAAAAGTTAAATTTTAAGATGCAAATTTATAAGTATTAATATATGATGTTTCTCTCTTTACAACAGCAAGAACTCTACTTATAAGTTTGCATCTAATATTGTTTAATACAAGCATTGGGTTTTTACCTTCTTCTTTCTTTTTAATATAACATTCTTTCAATTGTGTGACATATTTTAATATGGTCATGGCACACATTTGCAGTAATGATTTCATTTTTTTATCTGCCATATAATTTATTTTAGTTCTTCCTTATTATACTTGTTCCGGAACTATATTCAAATGGAGCAACCCCAGCTCAATTTGGACAAGGTATATGGTTTAGAGAGAATAAAGTAAGAGTTAGGCCCTACTTGGTTACCCCAAATGGGCAATTATTTGTAAATGATGTTTTTCAGAGAGGTGGGCCAGCTATTAGAGATACTCGTAAAAACATTGGAGGGAATAACATTCCTAGTGAACCAGGAAGTACAGGAAGAATTAATAATGTAAATCCAGATATAACCCCAATTGTGCTACCTACTATTTGGAATATTGATGAATATCCATTGCCATTAGATAAAAAATGATAATTTTATAAAATTCAAAAATAAAAATGATAAAATCTTTATTTACTTTTATTTACTTTTTAGTAATAGTTAATTGTTTTTCTCAGGAAGTTGAAAAAACGTCTAAAAGTTATTCTATGATACCTTTAATTGCAAATCCTGAAAAATATGATGGAAAATGGATTGGTATAACAGGTTTTTTAAAGTACGAAAAAGAAGGAGATATACTAATCTTTTTTTCTCGTGACGATTTAACATATACTAACTATAAAAACTGTTTTGTTTTGTATTTAGACAAAAATAAATTAGCAGGCATTGATTTGTCGCATTATGATGGACATTGTGTAAGTATTATAGGCTATTTTAGTAACATAAAACATTATTATTATGGTGGTGCGGTAGAAGGTGTAACCTATATTGAAAGCCGTGATGATATTAATATTGAAATAAAAGCTATGGAAATTGAAGAGAGAAAAAAGAAAAACTAGATACCTGATAGCACCAGCTCCCGCACGAATCCTTTCGTGTGGTAACCAAGAGTACATAAATATTTTTAAGGATGGACAGATTATTGAACGAAGAGTTTTTAAAAAATAAGTTATGAGAAAAATAATTATAATGATATTATTGACTTTTGTTTCGTGTACAAAGACAAAAAGAGTTGATGAAAAATCTCGATGTGAAGTTATTCAGGATTTAAAAATTCAAGCAATCACAAAGGGGGATGAATCAGCGTATGGAACATATCTTGATTTTACCAGTCAAGATAAAAATTATTATGATGTTTTAACAATTTCACTTATAATGAATCAGAAATATAAAAGTAAAAAATCATACTATCAAATTTTTCGTTCTATTGTGTCTATAAAAAAAGAAGGTATTTATGAACCAAAACAAATCGAACGTTTAAGTAAGGTAGACAGAAATTATGCACTTTACTACCTCAAAGAAGGTGCAAAGTTGAATATTGTTAATTGTCAAGTCGCATTGGAAAAAGTCTATCGAAATGGTTATGGATCAAAAGTAGAATTCAATAAGTCTGATAGTGTTTATAAAATTTTAGAAAACAATAAAGCACTTGGTGATTTTTATAGAAGAAATCGAAAGAATAAAAGTAATGTTGATGAAATCAATTAAATGAGATCCCGATAGCTCGGATTTATCAACATAACGTTAGCGCAGATTTGCAATCTGTTCCCACAAAGTAAATAAAAGCAAAAAGCACCCGCTACAAGGAATAGTAACATTTTAACTATGAAATATATACACATCATAATTAGTATTTTAGTTTTTAATGTTAATTACGCACATAAAAACGTTCAATTAGAATTTAAAAAAGGAAAAATAACTTTAATTACTTCTACTTATAATGAAGAAATTAACAAATCTTTAATATTAGCAGAATATGCCGATATATTATTGGATAGTTTAGGTTATAAAAAAGACATGAAAATTTTAAATTTTCAAAGTAATAAAAAATTTTTAAAATCTAAATATGATGATAATGATGGTCAATTAACATTTTTCAGAGTCAATTTAGAATTATTAGATATTAAGAAGTTTTTAAATTTTATTCATTACATAATTGTTAATGAAAAAATAATAAATTTAAGACAGCCAGTAGATTCAAAAAATTTAAAAGAAAGTTATGAATTAGTTGATAGAATTATTTCTATAAAAATGAAACGACCTAATGAAGTAAAAGAACTAGATTGTTTTACCAACTATTCTTATTACTTTAAAGATAATAACTATTATTTTCATAAATTAAATACTGAAAAGGAAGTAGATATTTATAACATAAATAATTTTAAACAGATTCATTCAGTTACTTCGTCCAAATTTTTAGTATTTTTAAACGACCATAAATTTGATTTAGTTGAGGAGAATAAAAAAACAAGTTTTAAACTCTCTTTTGAAGATGATTATTCTACATATTACAGGATGATTTATATCAATGAAAAATATTCTTTTATACAATCTTACAACAGAGATAAGTTGATTTTATTAGATTTAAATAATCATACCATAATAGAAGATTATTATAGTAAATTTTAAGAAGCAATGGTAGCGCATACCCCACCCTGATAGCTCAGATTTATCAACACAACGTTAGCGCAGATTTGCAATCTGTTCCCACAAAGTAAATAAAAGCAAAAAGCACTCCTCTGCTTTAGACCATATTAAAGAAGAGAAGAAAAACGGAAAACATGGTAAAGTAACAGATTACTTAGGATTTAGTTCTACTGGTTATAAGCACTATAGATTATATAGTACTAATTTTTATCCCAGTAATTTAATGCACCAATCTCAAGATCCAAACCCAGATAAAACTTTAACAAGATGGCAATTAAATAAAATGATGAGTTTATATGAAACAGGTCAATCAAACAAAGGAATGCAAAAAGCAG is a genomic window of Flavobacterium jumunjinense containing:
- a CDS encoding tyrosine-type recombinase/integrase produces the protein MEDIIFNFRKELQNLGYSKNAVNEYPKFVKKLLHYSKENPQKIKPKHIANYHRYLQEKPKTRGIGKLSEAYIKSQLLAIKLFFEYLERTQQINKNPFLLKVKTPQNKTRATLTVEEIKILYASCQNQLETTIIHLCYGCGLRRTEVQNLNIKDIHFSKKLLFIRKGKGKKRRVIPLTKSITKDLKKYYVESFQYRKKDQDSFLITPDGNRLLGNSIYNQFKKISKRNLLLKQQKICLHSLRHSIATHLLENDMSVEMVRDFLGHDQLKTTQIYTKINHLKLKQ
- a CDS encoding RHS repeat domain-containing protein — protein: MTSTPGATWTNPFPTPVTNKTTYLAGFQYKDNRLEFFPHAEGYVKYQYSENSYSYVFNYTDHLGNVRVSYSDIDKNGLLGNERNIGNCRIETDRKGNPSTVCDIYITSAILEESHYYPFGLKHAGYNSNNAQPNYNYKYNGKELQTELGLNMYDYGARNYDATIGRWMNIDPLAEMYDKNSPYVYASNNPVYFIDPDGMKIGTALILKQNKNGEYLYPELAEAFLNFANSEAGIAILSKFAEAGQKIRDHTYTENGEYHNLGIDLVYSVSQNSAACLDCISKGNTGPNGSTAPKPYITRTKKKQERLKLTFYANKDLNTNNIHAKNYKEDRNNKEKNQIYTKQNWNNFSRNIHTCFVICRRLQR
- a CDS encoding RHS repeat-associated core domain-containing protein, whose translation is MNKSTPPALQYQYKYNEKELQTELGLNMYDLGARLYDPEIGRFMVIDPMADFVNYQSSFT
- a CDS encoding RHS repeat-associated core domain-containing protein gives rise to the protein MGCLKLHTYTHLHIAHTSNTEHSREKKSDAGRYQYKYNGVELQTELGLNMYAMEMRQYDPAIARWVVQDPITHHSMSPYTAFDNNPTYWKDPSGADGEHYNWNTGQYNDGDGNVISFGDAMAAYGMNSDGSRCEKCEETIANAKKMIKNARSVGMNFAADNMAFFLSGKGGEKLISSEFLMSNQSVRTGILQNILKLFDKKFNKMINDLKLGKTINLSGEWTSSYYAGNNELDLLYGSGGYTISTKVNLKITRGETSFFNGYTISGSIDVSYFDEYNWDPGKGDYVPGIGYTDDNDFDELTYFNKAANFDMKSNWNINISNWSWLASGIQGGIFNIVGGEISH
- a CDS encoding tyrosine-type recombinase/integrase; translated protein: MNLHDYLHQNLQPSTVKNYNYEIQKFRSINKNTEKYNYQKIMEYVAHLRKNYNPKSTNRAVAALKKYYQFLIETGKRKDNPTLSIKLRDSKEDPIQLQDLFTEKELELLLQPRKERYPILEKRNKIILSLLVNQALKPGEIQQLKTNDIDLEKAQIHIAKTGLTNSRILPLKAEQIFLLHQYLTKDRNELKTLRNDKNALLLGKLGTPITTDDIHYLVTTYQNQFNKKLTSITIRQSVITNLLAKNNNLRIVQEFAGHKHLDTTEKYKQSGIKALQNAIQIHHPMK